One genomic window of Borreliella burgdorferi B31 includes the following:
- the metK gene encoding methionine adenosyltransferase, translating to MNKIIAANQTLTSEAVSEGHPDKIADQISDAILDEILKEDKNAKVACEVIIAQNLVVIAGEINSPVKKNIDIKEVAKNIIKDIGYTNIDYGLDYKTITVIDAIGNQSRDIINAIEKKGSNALGAGDQGIIFGYACDETKNFLPAPYELANSILKKASNLRKSGAIKWLRPDSKSQVTIEYDKNRNPVKIKNIIVSHQHHPNISQKLIQQTIIEEIIKPTVQDKSMLDENTAYCINPSGNFVIGGPTGDTGLTGRKIIADSYGGFARHGGGAYSGKDATKVDRSAAYMARYIAKNMVAAGISKEFELQLAYAIGIENPISIQITGGINDPKYANKILNFIVNNFDLTPNGIIEKLKLKQPIYLKTCTYGHFGKNEFEWEKLDFVKKIQTALKK from the coding sequence ATGAATAAAATAATAGCAGCGAACCAAACTTTAACTTCTGAGGCTGTATCTGAAGGACATCCAGACAAAATTGCAGATCAAATCTCTGATGCCATCCTTGATGAAATACTAAAAGAAGATAAAAATGCAAAAGTAGCTTGCGAGGTCATAATTGCACAAAATTTAGTAGTAATAGCAGGAGAAATAAATAGTCCTGTAAAAAAAAACATAGATATAAAAGAGGTTGCTAAGAATATCATCAAAGATATAGGCTATACAAATATTGATTATGGGCTTGATTACAAAACAATAACGGTAATAGACGCTATTGGCAATCAATCACGTGACATTATAAACGCAATTGAAAAAAAGGGATCCAATGCCCTTGGAGCAGGGGATCAGGGAATAATATTTGGATATGCCTGCGATGAAACAAAAAATTTTTTACCTGCTCCTTATGAACTAGCCAATTCAATTCTAAAAAAAGCTAGCAATCTTAGAAAATCAGGAGCAATAAAATGGTTAAGGCCTGACTCAAAATCTCAAGTTACCATAGAATACGATAAAAACAGAAACCCTGTAAAAATAAAAAATATTATAGTCTCTCATCAACACCATCCAAACATCTCCCAAAAACTAATACAACAAACAATAATTGAAGAAATCATCAAGCCCACTGTTCAAGACAAGTCAATGCTTGATGAAAATACTGCTTATTGCATTAATCCTTCTGGAAATTTTGTAATTGGAGGCCCTACCGGAGACACTGGGCTTACAGGAAGAAAAATTATTGCAGATAGCTATGGAGGATTTGCAAGACACGGAGGGGGAGCATACAGCGGAAAAGATGCCACAAAAGTAGATAGATCAGCTGCCTACATGGCAAGATATATTGCAAAAAATATGGTGGCAGCCGGAATTTCTAAAGAATTTGAACTACAGCTCGCATATGCAATTGGAATTGAAAACCCAATATCTATTCAAATAACTGGGGGAATAAATGATCCTAAATATGCAAACAAAATATTAAATTTTATTGTTAATAACTTCGATTTAACTCCCAACGGTATAATTGAAAAATTAAAACTAAAACAACCCATATATCTTAAAACTTGCACTTATGGTCATTTTGGAAAAAATGAATTTGAATGGGAAAAATTAGATTTTGTAAAAAAAATACAAACAGCGCTAAAAAAATGA
- the gltX gene encoding glutamate--tRNA ligase translates to MSTRVRYAPSPTGLQHIGGIRTALFNYFFAKSCGGKFLLRIEDTDQSRYSPEAENDLYSSLKWLGISFDEGPVVGGDYAPYVQSQRSAIYKQYAKYLIESGHAYYCYCSPERLERIKKIQNINKMPPGYDRHCRNLSNEEVENALIKKIKPVVRFKIPLEGDTSFDDILLGRITWANKDISPDPVILKSDGLPTYHLANVVDDYLMKITHVLRAQEWVSSGPLHVLLYKAFKWKPPIYCHLPMVMGNDGQKLSKRHGSTALRQFIEDGYLPEAIINYVTLLGWSYDDKREFFSKNDLEQFFSIEKINKSPAIFDYHKLDFFNSYYIREKKDEDLFNLLLPFFQKKGYVSKPSTLEENQKLKLLIPLIKSRIKKLSDALNMTKFFYEDIKSWNLDEFLSRKKTAKEVCSILELIKPILEGFEKRSSEENDKIFYDFAESNGFKLGEILLPIRIAALGSKVSPPLFDSLKLIGKSKVFERIKLAQEFLRINE, encoded by the coding sequence TTGAGTACAAGAGTTCGTTATGCGCCTTCTCCAACGGGTTTACAACATATTGGCGGGATTAGAACAGCTTTGTTTAATTATTTTTTTGCAAAGTCTTGCGGAGGTAAATTTTTGCTTAGAATTGAGGATACAGATCAGAGCAGGTATTCTCCAGAAGCTGAAAATGATCTTTATTCAAGTCTTAAATGGCTTGGCATTTCTTTTGATGAAGGCCCTGTTGTAGGGGGTGATTATGCGCCTTATGTTCAGTCTCAAAGAAGTGCAATATATAAGCAATATGCTAAATATTTGATTGAATCTGGGCATGCTTATTATTGTTATTGCAGTCCCGAAAGGCTTGAAAGAATTAAGAAAATTCAAAATATTAATAAGATGCCACCTGGATATGATAGGCATTGCAGGAATTTAAGTAATGAAGAGGTTGAGAATGCACTAATTAAAAAAATCAAGCCTGTTGTTAGATTTAAAATTCCTTTAGAAGGAGATACCAGCTTTGATGATATTTTACTTGGAAGGATTACATGGGCGAATAAAGACATTAGTCCTGATCCTGTAATTCTTAAGTCAGATGGATTGCCGACTTATCATCTTGCCAATGTTGTTGATGATTATTTAATGAAAATTACCCATGTATTAAGGGCTCAAGAATGGGTTTCTTCAGGTCCATTGCACGTACTTCTTTATAAGGCTTTTAAATGGAAACCCCCTATTTATTGTCACCTTCCAATGGTTATGGGAAATGATGGTCAAAAATTAAGCAAAAGACATGGCTCAACAGCTTTAAGACAGTTTATTGAAGATGGGTATCTTCCAGAGGCTATTATTAATTATGTTACTTTGCTTGGCTGGTCTTACGACGATAAGAGAGAATTTTTTTCAAAAAATGATCTTGAGCAATTTTTTTCAATTGAGAAGATCAATAAATCTCCTGCTATTTTTGATTATCATAAATTGGATTTTTTCAATAGCTACTATATTAGAGAAAAAAAAGATGAAGATTTATTTAATCTTTTACTCCCTTTTTTCCAAAAAAAAGGGTATGTTTCTAAGCCTAGTACTTTGGAAGAAAATCAAAAATTAAAGTTATTAATTCCTCTTATAAAGAGTAGAATTAAAAAATTAAGTGATGCTTTAAATATGACTAAATTTTTTTATGAGGACATTAAATCTTGGAATTTAGATGAGTTTTTAAGTAGAAAAAAAACAGCTAAAGAAGTTTGTTCTATTTTAGAATTAATAAAGCCTATTTTAGAAGGGTTTGAAAAAAGATCATCAGAAGAAAATGATAAAATTTTTTATGATTTTGCTGAGAGTAATGGTTTTAAATTGGGAGAAATTCTTCTTCCTATTAGAATTGCAGCGCTTGGTAGCAAAGTCTCTCCGCCGCTTTTTGATTCTTTAAAATTGATAGGCAAGTCTAAAGTTTTTGAAAGAATAAAATTAGCACAGGAATTTTTAAGAATAAATGAATAG
- a CDS encoding S-ribosylhomocysteine lyase: protein MKKITSFTIDHTKLNPGIYVSRKDTFENVIFTTIDIRIKAPNIEPIIENAAIHTIEHIGATLLRNNEVWTEKIVYFGPMGCRTGFYLIIFGDYESKDLVDLVSWLFSEIVNFSEPIPGASDKECGNYKEHNLDMAKYESSKYLQILNNIKEENLKYP, encoded by the coding sequence ATGAAAAAAATAACAAGCTTTACAATAGATCATACAAAACTCAACCCTGGCATATATGTCTCAAGAAAAGATACCTTTGAAAATGTAATATTTACTACAATAGACATTAGAATCAAAGCTCCCAACATCGAACCAATAATTGAAAACGCAGCAATACATACAATAGAGCACATAGGAGCTACTTTACTTAGAAATAATGAAGTTTGGACCGAAAAAATAGTATATTTTGGCCCTATGGGATGCAGAACTGGTTTTTACTTAATAATTTTTGGAGACTATGAAAGTAAAGATCTTGTTGACTTAGTCTCATGGCTTTTTTCCGAAATCGTAAATTTTTCAGAACCTATCCCAGGCGCAAGTGATAAGGAATGCGGAAATTACAAAGAACATAACCTTGATATGGCTAAATATGAATCTTCTAAATACTTACAAATATTAAACAATATTAAAGAAGAAAATTTAAAATATCCTTAG
- the pdeB gene encoding cyclic di-GMP phosphodiesterase PdeB, whose translation MQNSESIIKNIKNSSYLIDKEFLVWPENAFIGDKNIELIEKWNLKSYIKERKNFFSDDSVKKEYEEIHKKFNEEAISSYHVIISNLEEIYENCKRNKKIYYQDIMPTVKKVIEFYKKQKKIFIKYFRIPKLSANYHIIHSVNTAILTVALGNEMGLNNYKTVELCSIALLHKIGFLFIPSKISEKKEALTEEELEIIKKYPIISYKIASTSNLSRSICLTLLTHKENLDGTGYPKGLTSENISIESNIIGAASAYSAIILDKAYKKSFNSGASIIELIKDADKKFDKRVLKLIINAISSCPLDFIVELNDNSIAKIVDIDESNPNLPYINYIIKNGKVIDKNEQSSVQSIPNTNTGIKKILNQNEIELIKNKYSLIDII comes from the coding sequence ATGCAAAATTCTGAAAGCATTATTAAAAATATAAAAAATTCATCATATTTAATAGACAAGGAATTTTTAGTTTGGCCTGAGAATGCATTTATTGGAGACAAAAACATTGAGCTTATTGAAAAATGGAATCTAAAGTCATACATTAAAGAGAGAAAAAATTTTTTCAGTGACGATTCTGTTAAAAAAGAATATGAAGAAATACACAAAAAATTCAACGAAGAGGCTATTTCCAGTTATCATGTAATAATAAGCAATTTAGAAGAAATTTATGAAAATTGCAAAAGAAATAAAAAAATATATTACCAAGATATTATGCCTACTGTAAAAAAAGTAATAGAATTTTACAAGAAACAGAAGAAAATTTTTATCAAATATTTTAGAATTCCCAAGCTTTCTGCAAACTATCACATTATTCATTCGGTAAATACAGCTATCCTAACAGTAGCCCTTGGCAATGAAATGGGACTAAATAACTATAAAACAGTAGAGCTTTGTAGTATTGCTCTTTTACATAAAATAGGATTTTTATTTATTCCATCAAAAATCAGCGAAAAAAAAGAAGCATTAACTGAGGAAGAACTAGAAATAATAAAAAAATATCCCATAATAAGCTACAAAATAGCTTCAACGAGTAACTTATCACGATCAATATGTTTGACACTTTTAACACATAAAGAAAATCTAGACGGAACTGGCTATCCTAAAGGATTAACAAGTGAAAATATCAGCATAGAATCAAATATAATAGGCGCTGCTAGTGCCTATTCTGCTATCATTTTAGATAAGGCATACAAAAAATCTTTTAATTCTGGAGCATCTATTATTGAATTAATCAAAGATGCTGACAAAAAATTTGACAAAAGGGTTTTGAAGCTAATAATCAATGCAATATCTTCTTGTCCCTTAGACTTTATTGTAGAACTTAATGACAATTCTATAGCCAAAATAGTAGATATAGATGAGTCTAACCCAAATCTTCCATACATCAACTACATAATAAAAAATGGAAAAGTTATAGACAAAAATGAACAATCTAGTGTTCAATCTATACCAAATACAAATACAGGAATAAAAAAAATACTCAATCAAAATGAAATAGAGCTAATTAAAAATAAATATTCTTTAATAGATATTATATAA
- the bmpB gene encoding nucleoside ABC transporter substrate-binding protein BmpB — protein sequence MRIVIFIFGILLTSCFSRNGIESSSKKIKISMLVDGVLDDKSFNSSANEALLRLKKDFPENIEEVFSCAISGVYSSYVSDLDNLKRNGSDLIWLVGYMLTDASLLVSSENPKISYGIIDPIYGDDVQIPENLIAVVFRVEQGAFLAGYIAAKKSFSGKIGFIGGMKGNIVDAFRYGYESGAKYANKDIEIISEYSNSFSDVDIGRTIASKMYSKGIDVIHFAAGLAGIGVIETAKNLGDGYYVIGADQDQSYLAPKNFITSVIKNIGDALYLITGEYIKNNNVWEGGKVVQMGLRDGVIGLPNANEFEYIKVLERKIINKEIIVPCNQEEYEIFIKQILKL from the coding sequence ATGAGAATTGTAATTTTTATATTCGGTATTTTGTTGACTTCTTGCTTTAGTAGAAATGGAATAGAATCTAGTTCAAAAAAAATTAAGATATCCATGTTGGTAGATGGTGTTCTTGACGACAAATCTTTTAATTCTAGTGCTAATGAGGCTTTATTACGCTTGAAAAAAGATTTTCCAGAAAATATTGAAGAAGTTTTTTCTTGTGCTATTTCTGGAGTTTATTCTAGTTATGTTTCAGATCTTGATAATTTAAAAAGGAATGGCTCAGACTTGATTTGGCTTGTAGGGTACATGCTTACGGACGCATCTTTATTGGTTTCATCGGAGAATCCAAAAATTAGCTATGGAATAATAGATCCCATTTATGGTGATGATGTTCAGATTCCTGAAAACTTGATTGCTGTTGTTTTCAGAGTAGAGCAAGGTGCTTTTTTGGCTGGCTATATTGCAGCCAAAAAAAGCTTTTCTGGCAAAATAGGTTTTATAGGGGGAATGAAGGGTAATATAGTAGATGCATTTCGCTATGGTTATGAATCTGGAGCAAAGTATGCTAATAAAGATATAGAGATTATAAGTGAATATTCCAATTCTTTTTCCGATGTTGATATTGGTAGAACCATAGCTAGTAAAATGTATTCTAAAGGGATAGATGTAATTCATTTTGCAGCTGGTTTAGCAGGAATTGGTGTTATTGAGACAGCAAAAAACCTTGGCGATGGTTACTATGTTATTGGAGCCGATCAGGATCAGTCATATCTTGCTCCTAAAAATTTTATTACTTCTGTTATAAAAAACATTGGGGACGCATTGTATTTGATTACTGGCGAATATATTAAAAATAATAATGTTTGGGAAGGTGGAAAAGTTGTTCAAATGGGATTAAGAGATGGTGTTATTGGGCTGCCTAATGCGAATGAATTTGAATACATAAAAGTTCTTGAGAGAAAAATAATCAATAAAGAGATCATTGTTCCTTGCAATCAGGAGGAATATGAAATTTTTATAAAACAAATATTAAAGTTATAA
- a CDS encoding HIT family protein — translation MYDCIFCKIINKELPSYKVYEDDLVLAFLDINPLTVGHTLVIPKEHSESLLNMDDKFNERVLKVCKKISNALKRINSSIYGGINIYSALGAGAGQEVFHTHFHVIPRFKNDGFGFKRGNKLNLEVEKFKELSMQISMNI, via the coding sequence ATGTATGATTGTATTTTTTGTAAAATAATAAACAAAGAGCTTCCTAGTTATAAAGTTTATGAGGACGATTTAGTTTTAGCATTTTTAGATATTAATCCTTTAACTGTTGGGCATACTCTTGTTATTCCCAAAGAACATAGTGAGAGTTTATTAAACATGGATGATAAATTTAACGAGAGAGTTTTAAAGGTATGTAAAAAAATTTCAAATGCTTTAAAAAGAATAAACTCAAGCATTTATGGTGGAATAAATATTTATTCTGCTTTGGGGGCTGGCGCAGGGCAAGAGGTTTTTCATACTCATTTTCATGTAATTCCAAGATTTAAAAACGATGGTTTTGGTTTTAAGAGAGGCAATAAACTTAATCTTGAAGTTGAAAAATTTAAAGAGTTGTCTATGCAAATAAGTATGAATATTTAA
- a CDS encoding MGH1-like glycoside hydrolase domain-containing protein, which yields MNKKMFPKIYYYDQDFIDIYNKSLSWIQDKVILQKVADRGKKDKNYYSENCDYIDQMQACMSSFFLVYSNGEYSSTSAIDKFYQLQEESGAIRARYDNNNAIIDLDENEENIGFPIFAWAEYNLYHKTGNKKRISEVLPILDKYYKWIESKFLKENGLYSIDVNKIFYKNSPRVDAYYPIDFNSLQVHNAYCISKLADILNDKNLSLEYKKRFFSLKVKINSLMWSEKDGFYYDLDVNENILEIKTIVGFFPMLSEIPSEDRIERMIFYLKSTNHFGTPNPFPTLSVSEPGFSEDGNGYYGSVYTYMNFFVIKGLEYCGRANIAREFTIRHLYYILDTLMPFNKIKGHIWEAYRPMQEGPAYFDSNKKTYTEKGLICYLALFSISLMIENIIGLTISLPDKTVYWNIPTLEIMGIESLSLKKNQTTIICNKGKRGWEIKMESEKLYYFTINILNKKEKTLPIPSGRCSMLLDKLX from the coding sequence TTGAATAAAAAAATGTTTCCCAAAATTTACTATTATGATCAAGACTTTATTGATATTTATAATAAAAGTTTATCTTGGATTCAAGATAAGGTGATTTTGCAAAAAGTTGCTGATAGGGGCAAAAAAGATAAAAATTATTATTCGGAAAATTGTGATTATATAGATCAGATGCAAGCTTGTATGTCAAGCTTTTTTCTTGTCTATAGTAATGGGGAATATTCATCTACATCTGCAATTGATAAATTTTATCAATTGCAGGAAGAATCTGGTGCAATCAGGGCTAGATATGACAATAACAATGCTATTATTGATCTTGATGAGAATGAAGAGAATATTGGATTTCCTATTTTTGCATGGGCTGAATACAACTTATATCATAAGACAGGAAATAAAAAGAGAATTTCTGAAGTTTTACCAATTCTTGATAAGTATTATAAATGGATAGAGAGCAAATTTTTAAAGGAAAATGGTCTTTATTCAATTGATGTAAATAAAATTTTTTATAAGAACTCCCCAAGAGTAGATGCGTACTATCCTATAGATTTTAATTCATTGCAAGTTCATAATGCATATTGTATTTCTAAATTGGCAGACATTTTAAATGATAAAAATTTATCGCTTGAATACAAAAAACGATTTTTTTCCCTTAAGGTCAAAATTAATTCTTTAATGTGGAGCGAAAAAGATGGATTTTATTATGATCTTGATGTTAATGAAAATATTCTTGAAATCAAGACAATAGTAGGTTTTTTCCCAATGCTTTCTGAGATTCCCAGTGAGGACAGAATAGAAAGAATGATTTTTTATTTAAAAAGTACTAATCATTTTGGGACTCCAAATCCTTTTCCAACACTTTCTGTTAGTGAGCCAGGTTTTAGTGAGGATGGCAATGGATATTATGGTTCAGTTTATACTTATATGAATTTTTTTGTAATCAAAGGGCTTGAATATTGTGGTCGTGCAAATATTGCAAGAGAATTTACTATAAGACATTTGTATTATATATTAGACACTTTAATGCCTTTTAATAAAATTAAGGGGCACATTTGGGAAGCTTATAGACCTATGCAAGAAGGACCTGCATATTTTGATTCTAATAAAAAAACTTATACCGAGAAAGGTCTTATTTGTTATCTTGCACTTTTTAGTATTAGCTTAATGATAGAAAATATTATTGGGCTTACAATTAGTTTGCCTGATAAAACTGTATATTGGAATATACCCACTCTTGAGATTATGGGGATAGAAAGCTTATCTCTTAAAAAGAATCAAACTACAATAATTTGCAATAAGGGGAAAAGAGGTTGGGAAATAAAAATGGAATCTGAAAAACTTTATTATTTTACAATAAATATATTAAATAAAAAAGAAAAAACCCTTCCTATTCCCTCAGGAAGATGTTCTATGTTATTGGATAAGCTTKGATGA
- the mgtE gene encoding magnesium transporter, whose amino-acid sequence MIDIDELRIFLKEKSYSKIKEKFLKXDSXDIAEALKRLNGTELILLYRFLPKKIAVETFSNFDQSTKNKLANSFTNKEISEMIDELNLDDVIDLLEEVPANVVQRFLASSTEENREIINKFLSYSDDSAGSIVTIEYVELKEDFTVGKALDYIRRVAKTKEDIYTYYITDDEKHLKGVIKIEDLILAKDDVILSSIMRSSGFYIVGVNDEKEDVALLFQKHDITSVPVVDNEGRMIGVIIIDDILEVIQSVNTEDFQMIAAVKPLDTSYLDTSILVMTKNRIIWLLVLMVSSTFTATIISNYQNLMLSLVVLANFIPLLMDTSGNAGSQASALIIRELALGTVKVKDFFKVFLKEICVSILVGAILASVNFLRIVFFVAPHHSDKLKIAFVVSSCLMVSLTVAKILGGLLPIVAKLLKLDPALMAGPLITTIADAITLIAYFNIAKWVLVSYAV is encoded by the coding sequence ATGATAGATATTGATGAGTTGAGAATTTTTCTTAAAGAGAAGAGCTATTCTAAAATTAAAGAAAAATTTTTAAAGCAKGATTCCTTKGATATTGCTGAGGCTCTTAAAAGACTTAATGGAACTGAATTGATTTTACTCTACAGATTTTTGCCAAAAAAAATAGCAGTTGAAACTTTTTCTAATTTTGACCAATCTACAAAAAATAAATTAGCAAATTCTTTTACCAATAAAGAAATAAGTGAAATGATTGATGAGCTGAATCTTGATGATGTTATTGACCTTTTGGAAGAGGTTCCTGCAAATGTTGTTCAGAGATTTTTGGCAAGTTCTACAGAAGAGAATAGAGAAATTATTAATAAATTTTTGTCTTACAGTGATGATTCTGCAGGTTCGATCGTAACAATTGAGTATGTTGAGCTTAAAGAAGATTTCACAGTTGGCAAAGCTCTTGATTATATTAGAAGGGTAGCTAAAACCAAAGAAGATATTTACACTTATTATATTACAGATGATGAAAAGCATTTAAAAGGAGTTATAAAAATTGAAGATTTAATATTGGCTAAAGATGATGTTATTCTCTCGTCAATAATGAGAAGTAGTGGGTTTTATATTGTGGGGGTTAATGATGAGAAAGAAGATGTTGCACTTCTTTTTCAAAAACATGATATTACCAGTGTTCCTGTTGTTGATAATGAGGGGAGAATGATAGGGGTTATTATTATTGATGACATTTTAGAGGTTATTCAATCTGTAAATACTGAAGATTTTCAAATGATTGCAGCTGTTAAGCCTTTAGATACATCTTATCTTGATACTTCTATTTTAGTTATGACAAAAAATAGAATAATTTGGCTTTTAGTTCTTATGGTGTCTTCTACTTTTACAGCTACAATTATTTCAAATTATCAAAATTTAATGTTGTCTTTAGTGGTTTTAGCTAATTTTATTCCCCTTTTAATGGATACTTCAGGCAATGCCGGCTCTCAGGCATCTGCGCTAATAATTCGTGAGCTTGCTCTTGGTACTGTCAAGGTAAAAGATTTTTTTAAAGTGTTTTTAAAGGAAATATGTGTTAGCATTCTAGTGGGAGCAATTCTTGCTAGTGTTAATTTTTTAAGAATTGTCTTTTTTGTAGCTCCACACCATTCTGATAAGCTGAAAATAGCTTTTGTAGTTTCATCTTGCTTGATGGTAAGTTTGACAGTAGCAAAGATATTGGGAGGTCTTTTACCCATTGTTGCTAAACTTTTAAAGTTGGATCCAGCACTTATGGCAGGCCCTTTAATCACTACAATTGCAGATGCTATTACTTTAATAGCTTATTTTAATATAGCAAAATGGGTTTTAGTTAGCTATGCTGTTTAA
- a CDS encoding 5'-methylthioadenosine/adenosylhomocysteine nucleosidase: MILIISAMQEESEEINKILDNKEEIVLNDYLENKKIYKGKILGKDVISLTTGIGKVNAATWSSQIISKYKITHIINSGSSGGIKENSNLKILDIIVSSETAYYDFDLTKFGHKIGQVPNLPQKFKADEELLKKVANIVDNKLLNIDIHIGLILTGDQFVDNEKNLETIKKNFKDALAVDMEGAAIAQVAHIFKIPFIIIRSISDLPNNKDNHIDFNKFLKTSSINSSKMTKELIRLI; this comes from the coding sequence ATGATTTTGATAATATCAGCTATGCAAGAAGAATCAGAAGAAATAAATAAAATACTTGACAACAAAGAAGAAATTGTATTAAACGACTACTTAGAAAATAAAAAGATTTATAAAGGAAAAATTCTAGGAAAAGATGTAATATCTTTAACTACAGGAATTGGAAAAGTTAACGCAGCAACTTGGAGTAGTCAAATTATCTCTAAGTATAAAATCACTCACATAATAAACTCTGGAAGTTCTGGGGGGATAAAAGAAAACTCTAACCTTAAAATATTAGACATTATAGTATCCTCAGAAACAGCATACTATGACTTTGACTTAACTAAGTTTGGACACAAAATAGGACAAGTCCCTAATTTGCCACAAAAGTTTAAAGCAGATGAAGAGCTACTTAAAAAAGTGGCCAATATTGTTGACAACAAGCTTTTAAACATTGATATCCATATTGGCTTAATACTAACAGGAGATCAATTTGTTGACAATGAAAAAAATCTTGAAACAATTAAAAAAAATTTCAAAGATGCTTTAGCTGTAGATATGGAAGGAGCTGCAATAGCTCAAGTAGCACACATATTTAAAATACCATTCATAATAATTCGTTCAATTTCTGATCTACCAAACAATAAAGACAACCATATAGACTTTAATAAATTTTTAAAAACATCATCAATAAATTCAAGCAAAATGACAAAGGAACTTATTAGGCTAATATGA
- the bmpA gene encoding nucleoside ABC transporter substrate-binding protein BmpA, translated as MNKILLLILLESIVFLSCSGKGSLGSEIPKVSLIIDGTFDDKSFNESALNGVKKVKEEFKIELVLKESSSNSYLSDLEGLKDAGSDLIWLIGYRFSDVAKVAALQNPDMKYAIIDPIYSNDPIPANLVGMTFRAQEGAFLTGYIAAKLSKTGKIGFLGGIEGEIVDAFRYGYEAGAKYANKDIKISTQYIGSFADLEAGRSVATRMYSDEIDIIHHAAGLGGIGAIEVAKELGSGHYIIGVDEDQAYLAPDNVITSTTKDVGRALNIFTSNHLKTNTFEGGKLINYGLKEGVVGFVRNPKMISFELEKEIDNLSSKIINKEIIVPSNKESYEKFLKEFI; from the coding sequence ATGAATAAAATATTGTTGTTGATTTTGCTTGAGAGTATTGTTTTTTTATCTTGTAGTGGTAAAGGTAGTCTTGGGAGCGAAATTCCTAAGGTATCTTTAATAATTGATGGAACTTTTGATGATAAATCTTTTAATGAGAGTGCTTTAAATGGCGTAAAAAAAGTTAAAGAAGAATTTAAAATTGAGCTTGTTTTAAAAGAATCCTCATCAAATTCTTATTTATCTGATCTTGAAGGGCTTAAGGATGCGGGCTCAGATTTAATTTGGCTTATTGGGTATAGATTTAGCGATGTGGCCAAGGTTGCGGCTCTTCAAAATCCCGATATGAAATATGCAATTATTGATCCTATTTATTCTAACGATCCTATTCCTGCAAATTTGGTGGGCATGACCTTTAGAGCTCAAGAGGGTGCATTTTTAACGGGTTATATTGCTGCAAAACTTTCTAAAACAGGTAAAATTGGATTTTTAGGGGGAATAGAAGGCGAGATAGTAGATGCTTTTAGGTATGGGTATGAAGCTGGTGCTAAGTATGCTAATAAAGATATAAAGATATCTACTCAGTATATTGGTAGTTTTGCTGACCTTGAAGCTGGTAGAAGCGTTGCAACTAGGATGTATTCTGATGAGATAGACATTATTCATCATGCTGCAGGCCTTGGAGGAATTGGGGCTATTGAGGTTGCAAAAGAACTTGGTTCTGGGCATTACATTATTGGAGTTGATGAAGATCAAGCATATCTTGCTCCTGACAATGTAATAACATCTACAACTAAAGATGTTGGTAGAGCTTTAAATATTTTTACATCTAACCATTTAAAAACTAATACTTTCGAAGGTGGCAAATTAATAAATTATGGCCTTAAAGAAGGAGTTGTGGGGTTTGTAAGAAATCCTAAAATGATTTCCTTTGAACTTGAAAAAGAAATTGACAATCTTTCTAGCAAAATAATCAACAAAGAAATTATTGTTCCATCTAATAAAGAAAGTTATGAGAAGTTTCTTAAAGAATTTATTTAA